Proteins encoded by one window of Pecten maximus chromosome 15, xPecMax1.1, whole genome shotgun sequence:
- the LOC117343829 gene encoding glutenin, high molecular weight subunit DX5-like, protein MTLLTVVSIVLSVTVLVGCTPVKFAANTKSKPATNGRSSIPNSSKPFSFRGAAKPKTVEYSGKPPPPPATPKPVPFSATGSNIRPRFAASMGSTVGKRGQVSTAKSAREQFSRTMQFERPSLALPRANRRQPSSPQRSNIQPKPPGNGDKPKPRPIRLMQFSGKGHVHQTRQKGRQPSPEQSGRRLSLPSSIRPQIEHRHLPPKNNRGPNQQASRQAPSSQSGNRALSSQSGRQSSPPQNGLHPPPSSQSGRQPSSPRRGRQSPPPQNGRQPPSPQNNRRPILRQSGRQQPPSQSGSKPTPPSLNGRQPPPSQSGSQSSPPQSGRQPLPPRSGSQPPTQSGRQPAPPQSGRQLTSKQNGRHLPPKQSGSQPTPPQSGRQPPLPQSGRQPPPPPQSGRQPPPPPQSGRQPPPPPQSGRQPPSPQIGRQPSPPRSGRQPPPPQSGRQLTTQQSGNQPRPPQSGSQLSLKQSDRQPPTQSGRKPPLPQQSVRQLTSQQSGRQSASLQQSRQVQPQQSPNQQGSRRPFPPQSGRQPTPPQSGRQPSPPQNGRQQSPAQSGRQPSPAQSGRQPSPPQSGRQSSTQQSGRQPTPPPSGRQPSPPQTGRQPTPPQSGRQSSSPQSGRQPSSPQSGSQPSTPQNGRQPSTPQSGRQPSPPQSGRQSSSPQSGRQSSPPQSGRQPSPPQTGRQPSTPQSGRQPSPPQSGRQPPPPQNGRQPSPPQSDRQQSPQSGRQPSPPQIGRQPSPPQSGRQPSSPQSGRQPSSPQSGRQPSPQSGRQPSPPQSGRQPSPPQSGRQPSSPQSGRQPSPPQSRRQPSPSQSGRQQSPQSGRQPSPPQSGREPSPPQSGRQPSPPQSGRQPSTPQSDHQPSPPQSGGQPSSPQSGGQPSPPQSGRQPSPQSRASAISSTKRA, encoded by the exons ATGACTTTATTAACTGTCGTGTCCATTGTGCTCTCGGTCACCGTCCTAGTTGGGTGTACTCCAGTCAAATTTGCTGCCAATACCAAGAGTAAGCCTGCAACAAATGGACGGAGTTCTATACCAAATAGTTCCAAACCATTTTCATTCCGCGGGGCAGCTAAACCAAAGACGGTTGAGTACAGCGGGAAACCCCCTCCTCCTCCAGCCACACCTAAACCCGTTCCCTTCTCGGCCACAGGAAGTAATATCAGACCACGCTTTGCAGCGTCAATGGGTTCAACAGTAGGAAAGAGAG GGCAAGTTTCCACCGCGAAGTCCGCACGTGAGCAGTTTAGCCGAACCATGCAATTCGAAAGACCTTCATTAGCTCTACCCCGAGCGAACAGACGCCAACCATCATCTCCACAACGATCAAATATTCAACCAAAGCCTCCGGGAAACGGGGATAAACCTAAACCACGGCCTATCAGGCTAATGCAATTTTCCGGAAAGGGTCACGTACATCAAACTCGACAAAAAGGACGCCAGCCATCACCCGAACAAAGCGGTCGAAGACTTTCTTTACCGTCAAGTATTCGCCCACAAATAGAGCATAGACATTTACCACCTAAAAATAACCGCGGGCCAAATCAACAGGCTAGCCGTCAAGCACCTTCTTCACAAAGTGGCAACCGAGCACTTTCTTCACAAAGTGGCCGTCAGTCATCCCCTCCACAAAATGGCCTCCATCCACCACCTTCTTCACAAAGTGGCCGTCAACCATCATCTCCGCGAAGGGGTCGACAGTCACCTCCTCCACAAAATGGCCGTCAACCACCATCTCCGCAAAACAACCGTCGACCTATTCTTAGACAAAGTGGCCGTCAACAACCTCCTTCACAAAGTGGCAGTAAACCAACACCTCCTTCACTAAATGGCCGTCAACCACCTCCTTCACAAAGTGGCAGTCAATCATCTCCTCCGCAAAGTGGCCGTCAACCACTACCTCCACGAAGTGGCAGTCAGCCACCGACTCAAAGTGGCCGTCAACCTGCCCCTCCACAAAGCGGCCGTCAATTAACTTCCAAACAAAATGGACGTCATCTTCCTCCTAAACAAAGTGGCAGTCAACCAACCCCTCCGCAAAGTGGCCGTCAACCACCACTACCACAAAGTGGCCGCCAGCCACCTCCTCCACCACAAAGTGGCCGTCAACCACCTCCTCCACCACAAAGTGGCCGTCAACCACCTCCTCCACCACAAAGTGGCCGCCAGCCACCATCTCCACAAATCGGACGTCAACCATCTCCACCACGAAGTGGCCGTCAACCACCTCCGCCACAAAGCGGTCGTCAACTAACTACTCAACAAAGTGGCAATCAACCGCGTCCTCCACAAAGCGGCAGTCAACTATCCCTAAAACAAAGTGACCGTCAGCCACCGACACAAAGTGGTCGTAAACCACCCCTTCCTCAACAAAGCGTCCGTCAATTAACTTCTCAACAAAGTGGTCGTCAATCAGCTTCATTACAACAAAGCCGTCAGGTACAGCCTCAACAATCACCTAATCAACAAGGTAGTCGTCGACCATTTCCTCCACAAAGCGGGCGTCAGCCAACTCCTCCACAAAGCGGGCGTCAGCCATCTCCTCCACAAAACGGCCGTCAACAATCTCCGGCACAAAGCGGGCGTCAACCATCTCCGGCACAAAGCGGGCGTCAACCATCTCCTCCACAAAGCGGGCGTCAGTCATCTACTCAACAAAGCGGGCGTCAACCAACTCCTCCACCAAGCGGCCGTCAACCATCACCTCCACAAACCGGGCGTCAACCAACTCCTCCACAAAGCGGGCGTCAGTCATCTTCTCCACAAAGCGGGCGTCAGCCATCTTCTCCACAAAGCGGCAGTCAACCATCTACTCCACAAAACGGCCGTCAACCATCTACTCCACAAAGCGGCCGTCAACCATCTCCTCCACAAAGCGGGCGTCAGTCATCTTCTCCACAAAGCGGGCGTCAGTCATCTCCTCCACAAAGCGGCCGTCAACCATCACCTCCACAAACCGGCCGTCAACCATCTACTCCACAGAGCGGCCGTCAACCATCTCCTCCACAAAGCGGGCGTCAGCCACCTCCTCCACAAAACGGCCGTCAACCATCTCCGCCACAAAGCGACCGTCAACAGTCTCCACAAAGCGGCCGTCAACCATCACCTCCACAAATCGGCCGTCAACCATCACCTCCACAAAGCGGCCGTCAACCATCTTCTCCACAAAGCGGGCGTCAGCCATCTTCTCCACAAAGCGGCCGTCAACCATCTCCACAAAGCGGGCGTCAGCCATCTCCTCCACAAAGCGGGCGTCAGCCATCTCCTCCACAGAGCGGCCGTCAACCATCTAGTCCACAAAGCGGGCGTCAGCCATCTCCTCCACAAAGCAGGCGTCAGCCATCTCCTTCACAAAGTGGCCGCCAACAGTCTCCACAAAGTGGCCGTCAGCCATCTCCTCCACAAAGCGGGCGTGAGCCATCTCCTCCACAAAGCGGGCGTCAGCCATCTCCTCCACAGAGCGGCCGTCAACCATCTACTCCACAAAGCGACCATCAACCATCTCCTCCACAAAGCGGGGGTCAGCCATCTTCTCCACAAAGCGGGGGTCAGCCATCTCCTCCACAAAGCGGCCGTCAACCATCTCCACAAAGCAGGGCGTCAGCCATCTCCTCCACAAAGCGGGCGTAA
- the LOC117343830 gene encoding uncharacterized protein LOC117343830: MTVTCPLHKLANNCPFHKIDINHVLKKEASNHVHHNTAVNYLLPKVSLNQFLHEKVPNQLLLKKDVNNLLHKMGVNYFLHKNGHQLPSQQNDPRHSPQSGRQQFSPKNGRRPFSPKNGRQPPSPQNGRQQPPIQPPSSNTHSVPLPSNIAISPATSLQGKSLELPRKHVRVDPASVSGSIAPERTKEKNSLTGSEGNSGPSKLSSPLPSKLKATNLKGGSNKKKSSSSPAKKGMGIKKSVTDSQGPEGIDRKQKRN; this comes from the coding sequence ATGACCGTAACCTGTCCCCTTCACAAGTTGGCCAACAACTGCCCTTTCCACAAAATAGACATCAATCACGTCCTCAAAAAAGAGGCCAGCAACCACGTCCATCACAACACGGCCGTCAACTACCTTCTCCCCAAAGTGTCCCTCAACCAATTTCTCCACGAAAAGGTCCCAAACCAACTTCTCCTCAAAAAGGACGTCAACAACCTTCTCCACAAAATGGGCGTCAACTACTTTCTCCACAAAAATGGCCATCAACTACCTTCTCAACAAAATGATCCACGGCATTCTCCACAAAGCGGACGTCAGCAATTTTCTCCTAAAAATGGACGTCGACCATTTTCTCCTAAAAATGGACGACAACCACCTTCTCCACAAAATGGCCGTCAACAACCACCTATACAGCCGCCATCATCTAATACTCACAGTGTTCCCCTTCCTTCAAATATTGCAATTTCTCCAGCAACATCATTACAAGGAAAATCTCTAGAACTCCCTAGGAAACATGTCCGTGTAGACCCAGCATCTGTATCAGGTTCCATCGCACCAGAAAGAACAAAAGAAAAGAATTCACTTACAGGGTCAGAAGGAAACAGTGGTCCATCTAAACTTTCAAGTCCATTACCATCAAAACTTAAAGCTACCAATCTGAAGGGTGGAAGCAATAAGAAAAAGTCGAGTTCAAGTCCTGCCAAGAAAGGAATGGGTATTAAAAAGTCTGTCACGGATTCGCAAGGCCCAGAAGGGATCGACAggaaacaaaaaagaaattaa